Proteins encoded within one genomic window of Brienomyrus brachyistius isolate T26 chromosome 22, BBRACH_0.4, whole genome shotgun sequence:
- the LOC125717765 gene encoding uncharacterized protein LOC125717765 gives MYGREAVFPSEVPVDMPLSTIILPDEKSYGMFFDEKNKVVETIKTTTAENISKSQEKQKQAYAKRIQKKYQNTDYHVGDEVLLFNMRKQGRKGGRTEPDFTGPYVIQAICGKLVTLSISKGATLKNKYNVNHIKPYRRSQTDVPSQESHKVPEECKTSKPPSSPEPLTERPQRPSVIHFSARKDVKILHETRGLECSGLPKIMARWKQLLDHTNCMIHLSEHCMGMNGWLMRLLMHTCSFSLKNSRQVGIIFM, from the exons ATGTATGGAAGGGAGGCAGTTTTCCCCTCTGAGGTTCCTGTTGACATGCCT ctttccacaattattcttcccgatgagaaaagctatggcatgttttttgatgaaaaaaataaggtgGTTGAGacaataaaaacaacaacagctgaaaacatctccaagtcacaggaaaaacagaagcaggcatatgctaaacgaatacaaaagaagtaccaaaacacagattatcatgttggagatgaggtgcttctgttcaacatgaggaagcaggGACGGAagggaggaagaacggaaccggattttactggaccttatgtcatccaggcaatatgtggcaagctggttacactgtctatttctaaaggggcaactttaaagaacaaatacaatgtaaaccacatcaagccatacagaaggagccaaactgatgtcccaagtcaggaatcacacaaggtgccagaagagtgtaagaccagtaaacctccctctagcccAGAGCCTCTGACAGAGAGGCCACAGAGGCCTTCAGTAATTCATTTTTCTGCAAGAAAAGATGTTAAAATCCTCCATGAAACAAGAGGG TTAGAATGCTCTGGTCTGCCGAAGATCATGGCCAGGTGGAAGCAGTTGTTGGACCATACAAATTGTATGATACATCTTTCCGAACACTGCATGGGAATGAATGGTTGGCTGATGAG GTTATTGATGCATACTTGTTCATTCTCATTGAAAAACAGCAGGCAAGTGGGAATCATATTTATGTAA